The Candida albicans SC5314 chromosome 5, complete sequence genome includes a region encoding these proteins:
- the MRV6 gene encoding Mrv6p (Ortholog of Candida albicans WO-1 : CAWG_04796) — MSDARICVALFLKVLQLVGDLACFATSIKAGGHYNGLIIAVTVFSFIYNIFSNCLGWFGMKGTVDTEDVRAYRQFVLGGGTLFFLFYIGSSIFQLFTGYNNNLNNFGYGSHLKPYHHYASWCIGVTCAVLYCMQVIMCECWGITFASIHDLSTGFFKRQPFKFACSVFGKSQVDHDCEDNNNIGLKSMQHNTSNST, encoded by the coding sequence ATGAGCGACGCTAGAATTTGTGTTGCTTTGTTTTTAAAAGTTCTCCAGTTGGTAGGAGATCTAGCATGTTTTGCTACGAGTATAAAGGCAGGTGGTCATTATAATGGGTTGATAATAGCCGTTACAGTGTTCAGTTtcatttataatatttttagTAATTGCCTTGGCTGGTTTGGTATGAAAGGTACCGTGGATACAGAGGACGTGAGAGCTTATAGACAATTCGTTCTAGGTGGGGGTACCttatttttccttttttatATTGGGAGTTCTATTTTCCAACTCTTCACCggttacaacaacaatttgaataattttggTTATGGTTCTCACCTTAAACCTTATCATCACTATGCAAGTTGGTGTATTGGCGTTACTTGTGCTGTACTTTACTGCATGCAGGTTATAATGTGTGAATGCTGGGGTATTACTTTTGCTTCCATACATGACTTATCGACAGGATTCTTTAAAAGGCAACCATTTAAATTTGCCTGTCTGGTATTTGGCAAATCCCAAGTTGATCATGACTGTGAGgataataacaacattGGTTTAAAGTCAATGCAACATAATACTAGTAATAGTACTTGA